The stretch of DNA GTCAAGGATTCAAGTGAAATATAGATTCAAGGAGATGCCGGGATCTAACGACAAAAATAGAGAAAAGCGGGACACGTGAAGCGTAACCCTATGACCCTTGACCCCTGATGTTTTTAGCACTTCACTCGACCCCTTGAATCCTTGGCCCCTTGACCCCTGATGTTTTCACCTACTCTTTTTAACGGAGTCTACTTCCCCAACTGGCGGAAGAGATTGACCATCTCGATGGCGCCGAGCGCCGCCTCGGCCCCCTTGTTTCCGGCCTTGGCGCCGGCCCGCTCGATGGCCTGCTCGATGGTATCCGTGGTCAGCACCCCGTACATGACGGGGATGGCGGACTGCATGGCGAGAGAAGCGATCCCCTTGGTGACCTCGGCGCTGATATAATCGAAATGCGGCGTCGCCCCCCGGATAACCGCACCGAGGCAGATCACGCCGTCGTACCCTCCCTTTGCAGTCAGCATCCTGGCCGCGAAAGGAATCTCAAAAGCGCCCGGCACCTTGACGATCGCAACGTCCTTGTCCAAGGCGCCGTGCCGCTTCAGCGCGTCC from Nitrospirae bacterium CG2_30_53_67 encodes:
- a CDS encoding 6,7-dimethyl-8-ribityllumazine synthase; translated protein: MPKMIEGELQAKGLKFAIVVSRFNDFITSRLLEGAMDALKRHGALDKDVAIVKVPGAFEIPFAARMLTAKGGYDGVICLGAVIRGATPHFDYISAEVTKGIASLAMQSAIPVMYGVLTTDTIEQAIERAGAKAGNKGAEAALGAIEMVNLFRQLGK